The following nucleotide sequence is from Streptomyces caniferus.
GCCACTGCGCCTTCTCGCTGGTCGCGCCGTACACGTCCCGCATCCAGCGGGCCCAGATCCGGCGCGCGGCGCGGAACTTGGCGATCTCCTCGAAGAAGTCCAGATGCGCGTCGAAGAAGAAGGACAGGCCGGGGGCGAAGGTGTTGACGTCCAGGCCGCGGGAGAGACCGAGCTCGACATAGCCGAAGCCGTCGGCGAGCGTGTACGCCAGCTCCTGCGCGGCCGTCGCGCCCGCCTCGCGGATGTGGTAGCCGGAGACCGAGAGCGGCTTGTACGCGGGGATGCCGCGCGCACAGTGCTCCATCAGGTCGCCGATCAGACGCAGATGCGGCTCGGGCTGGAAGAGCCACTCCTTCTGCGCGATGTACTCCTTGAAGATGTCCGTCTGCAGGGTGCCGTTCAGGACGCCCGGATCGACCCCCTGCCGTTCGGCGGCCACCAGATACATGCAGAAGACCGGGACGGCGGGCCCGCTGATCGTCATCGACGTCGTGACATCGCCCAGCGGGATGTCCTGGAAGAGGACCTCCATGTCGGCCGCCGAGTCGATGGCGACGCCGCAGTGCCCGACCTCGCCCAGCGAGCGCGGGTCGTCGGAGTCGCGGCCCATGAGGGTGGGCATGTCGAAGGCGACCGAGAGGCCGCCGCCGCCCGCCTTGAGGATCATCTTGTAGCGCTCGTTGGTCTGCTCGGCGTTGCCGAAACCGGCGAACTGGCGGATCGTCCACGTCCGCCCGCGGTAGCCGGTCGGGTACAGGCCCCGCGTGAAGGGGTACTCGCCCGGCCACCCGATCCGCTCGAACCCCTCGACCGAGTCTCCGGGCCGGGGCCCGTACGCCGGCTCGACGGGGTCGCCCGAGAGCGTGGTGAAGTCCGCGTCCCGCTTCCGGGCGGAGTCGTACCGAGCCTGCCAGCGGCGGCGGCCCTCATCGATCGCGTCAGCGTCCATACCGTCGAATTTACTTGGACGTCCTAGTACTTGTCGACGGGAGAGACCTACGAGTCGCCCTGCGCGCTGACAGCATCACGTTCCGTGACGGCATTCGGGCAAAGAGAACGCGCCCGGCCGGCGGTGGACAGGCGCGTATGAGGAGGTCAGCAGGTGTGCCGTCGGACCGCGCCGAGGCGGACCGGGGGCGGTCAGACCTTCGCCGGCTCCGGAGCGTCATCGGCGATCAGCGGCTCGACCTCCCGCACCACCTGACGCTCCACGAAGAAGGCAGCGGTGGGGATCGTGCCCGCGATCAGCACCCACAGCAGCTTGCCGAACTTCCACTTGGCCTTGGAGCCCAGGTCGAAGGCGAAGACCAGGTAGATGATGTAGAGCACGCCGTGGACCTGCGAGACGACGAGGGTGAGGTCCTTGCCCATCCCGAAGCCGTACTTGAAAACCATGCACGTGCAGAGCACCAGCAGCATCACGGCGGTGATGTAGGCCATCGCCCGGT
It contains:
- a CDS encoding acyl-CoA mutase large subunit family protein encodes the protein MDADAIDEGRRRWQARYDSARKRDADFTTLSGDPVEPAYGPRPGDSVEGFERIGWPGEYPFTRGLYPTGYRGRTWTIRQFAGFGNAEQTNERYKMILKAGGGGLSVAFDMPTLMGRDSDDPRSLGEVGHCGVAIDSAADMEVLFQDIPLGDVTTSMTISGPAVPVFCMYLVAAERQGVDPGVLNGTLQTDIFKEYIAQKEWLFQPEPHLRLIGDLMEHCARGIPAYKPLSVSGYHIREAGATAAQELAYTLADGFGYVELGLSRGLDVNTFAPGLSFFFDAHLDFFEEIAKFRAARRIWARWMRDVYGATSEKAQWLRFHTQTAGVSLTAQQPYNNVVRTAVEALAAVLGGTNSLHTNALDETLALPSEQAAEIALRTQQVLMEETGVANVADPLGGSWFIESLTDRIEADAEKIFEQIKERGLRAVPNGEHPIGPMTSGILRGIEDGWFTGEIAESAFRYQQALEKDEKKVVGVNCHHGSVTGDLEILRVSHEVEREQVRVLAGRKESRDDARVQSSLKAMLEAARDGGNMIEPMLEAVRAEATLGEICGVLRDEWGVYTEPAGF
- a CDS encoding DUF3817 domain-containing protein, producing the protein MKRSVLTRYRAMAYITAVMLLVLCTCMVFKYGFGMGKDLTLVVSQVHGVLYIIYLVFAFDLGSKAKWKFGKLLWVLIAGTIPTAAFFVERQVVREVEPLIADDAPEPAKV